The following coding sequences are from one Nonlabens arenilitoris window:
- a CDS encoding ribonucleoside-diphosphate reductase subunit alpha, translated as MFVVKRDGHKEPVMFDKITARVRKLCYGLSNHVDPVKVAMRVIDGLYDGVTTSELDNLAAETAATMTTAHPDYARLAARISVSNLHKNTKKTFTDVVTDLYEYVNPRTDKKAPMISDEVYQVVQDNADRLNSAIIYNRDFGYDYFGFKTLERSYLLKINGKIAERPQHMLMRVSVGIHMDDLDAAIETYELMSKKFFTHATPTLFNAGTPKPQMSSCFLLTMQDDSIEGIYDTLKQTAKISQSAGGIGLSIHNIRARGSYIGGTNGTSNGIVPMLKVYNDTARYVDQGGGKRKGSFAIYMEPWHADIFDFLDLKKNHGKEEMRARDLFYAMWMSDLFMKRVEANDKWTLMCPHECPDLYNVYGDEFEALYTKYEQEGKGRKTIQARELWDKILESQIETGTPYMLYKDAANNKSNQKNLGTIRSSNLCTEIMEYTSPDEVAVCNLASIALPMFIKDGAFDHKALYKVTKRVTRNLNKVIDRNYYPVIEARNSNMRHRPVGLGIQGLADAFIMLRLPFTSDEAKKLNSEIFETLYFAACEASMEMAKEEGPYSTFEGSPMSKGEFQFNMWNINDSDLSGRWNWSDLRTKVMEHGVRNSLLVAPMPTASTSQILGNNEAFEPYTSNIYTRRTLSGEFIVVNKHLLKDLVDLGLWDDSLKNAIMRNNGSIQAIEGIPEDIKELYKTVWELKMKDIIDMSRQRGYFIDQSQSLNLFMENVTTSKLTSMHFYAWKSGLKTGMYYLRTKAAVDAIKFTVTKEAKKAPVAQPAVAPVLIEDHSPAAAKVMEAAADIINTKVVTENEEMTAAEYKEILLRAKEAASNGDDCEMCGS; from the coding sequence ATGTTTGTAGTAAAAAGAGACGGCCACAAGGAGCCAGTAATGTTTGACAAAATCACAGCGAGAGTACGTAAATTATGTTACGGTCTAAGTAATCATGTAGATCCAGTAAAGGTAGCGATGCGTGTGATTGATGGATTGTATGATGGTGTTACTACAAGCGAATTGGATAATTTAGCTGCAGAGACGGCTGCAACAATGACCACTGCTCATCCAGACTATGCTCGTCTGGCGGCACGTATTTCTGTTTCTAACTTACATAAGAATACAAAGAAGACGTTCACTGATGTGGTAACTGATTTGTATGAGTATGTAAATCCACGTACAGATAAAAAAGCACCTATGATCTCTGATGAGGTGTATCAAGTAGTACAGGATAATGCAGACCGCTTGAACTCGGCCATTATCTATAATCGTGATTTTGGGTACGATTATTTTGGGTTTAAGACATTAGAACGTAGTTATTTATTAAAAATCAATGGAAAAATTGCAGAGCGTCCACAGCACATGTTAATGCGTGTTTCTGTAGGGATCCATATGGATGATTTAGATGCTGCAATAGAGACCTATGAGTTGATGTCTAAAAAGTTCTTTACTCATGCAACACCTACATTATTTAATGCTGGTACGCCTAAACCTCAAATGTCTTCTTGCTTCTTATTAACGATGCAAGATGACAGTATAGAAGGTATATATGACACATTAAAGCAAACAGCTAAGATCTCACAAAGTGCTGGTGGAATAGGGTTGTCTATCCACAACATACGTGCTAGAGGTTCTTACATTGGTGGTACTAACGGTACTTCAAATGGAATTGTCCCTATGCTTAAGGTTTATAATGACACAGCACGTTATGTAGATCAAGGTGGAGGAAAACGTAAAGGTTCTTTTGCTATTTACATGGAGCCATGGCATGCAGATATTTTTGATTTCTTAGATCTTAAGAAAAACCACGGTAAGGAAGAAATGCGTGCGCGTGACTTATTCTATGCGATGTGGATGTCTGATTTATTTATGAAAAGAGTTGAGGCAAACGATAAGTGGACCTTAATGTGTCCACATGAATGTCCAGACCTTTATAATGTTTATGGAGATGAATTTGAAGCGCTTTATACAAAGTATGAGCAAGAAGGGAAAGGTCGTAAAACGATACAAGCGCGCGAGCTATGGGATAAGATATTAGAATCTCAAATAGAGACTGGTACACCATATATGTTGTATAAAGATGCAGCAAATAATAAGTCTAATCAGAAGAATCTAGGAACCATCAGGTCTTCAAACCTATGTACTGAGATTATGGAGTATACTTCTCCAGATGAGGTGGCTGTATGTAACCTAGCATCTATCGCATTACCTATGTTCATAAAAGACGGTGCGTTTGATCATAAAGCACTTTATAAAGTGACTAAAAGGGTTACACGCAACCTGAATAAAGTAATCGATCGCAATTATTACCCAGTAATAGAGGCGAGAAATTCTAACATGCGTCACAGACCAGTTGGACTAGGTATTCAAGGTCTGGCAGATGCTTTTATTATGTTACGATTACCGTTTACGAGTGATGAGGCCAAAAAATTAAACTCAGAGATTTTTGAGACTTTATACTTTGCGGCATGTGAAGCTTCTATGGAGATGGCAAAAGAAGAAGGTCCTTATTCAACATTTGAAGGGTCGCCTATGTCAAAAGGTGAATTCCAATTCAATATGTGGAATATCAATGATTCAGATTTAAGTGGTCGTTGGAATTGGTCAGATTTAAGAACAAAGGTAATGGAGCATGGTGTGAGAAATTCACTTCTAGTAGCACCTATGCCTACAGCAAGTACTTCACAAATCTTAGGTAATAATGAGGCTTTTGAACCATATACTTCAAATATCTATACACGTAGAACACTTTCCGGAGAGTTTATTGTAGTTAATAAGCACTTATTGAAAGACTTAGTAGATCTAGGGCTTTGGGATGACAGTTTGAAGAATGCGATTATGAGAAATAATGGTTCTATTCAAGCGATAGAAGGTATTCCAGAAGATATTAAAGAACTGTATAAAACAGTGTGGGAATTAAAGATGAAGGATATCATCGATATGTCTCGTCAACGTGGTTACTTTATTGATCAGTCACAATCCTTAAACCTGTTTATGGAAAACGTGACCACGTCTAAGCTTACTTCAATGCATTTCTATGCATGGAAAAGTGGTCTTAAAACAGGTATGTACTATTTAAGAACTAAGGCAGCTGTAGATGCTATTAAATTTACAGTAACTAAAGAAGCTAAAAAAGCTCCAGTAGCACAACCAGCAGTTGCACCGGTACTTATAGAGGATCATTCTCCAGCCGCTGCAAAGGTTATGGAAGCTGCTGCAGATATTATTAATACAAAGGTCGTAACAGAAAATGAAGAAATGACGGCTGCAGAATATAAGGAAATCCTATTGCGTGCAAAAGAAGCGGCAAGCAATGGAGATGACTGCGAGATGTGCGGTTCATAA
- a CDS encoding ferritin-like domain-containing protein produces MKYTEEVANKLNELLEKNYDAEAGYKLAKEKVDSKRLKGFFENQAQERYDFGHELKNEIRSYGATPDKGTSIKGDAHRAWMNIKSTFTSDNEESMLEEAIRGEKAAVEEYNTIIADMTLPPSTNSLLTKHRDNVQTALNKVSAMESIA; encoded by the coding sequence ATGAAGTACACAGAAGAAGTAGCAAACAAGCTAAATGAATTACTAGAGAAAAATTATGATGCTGAGGCTGGATATAAACTAGCTAAAGAAAAAGTTGATAGTAAAAGATTAAAAGGATTTTTTGAAAATCAAGCGCAAGAACGATATGATTTCGGACATGAGCTTAAAAACGAAATTCGTAGTTATGGAGCAACTCCAGATAAAGGAACTAGTATAAAAGGTGACGCACACCGCGCATGGATGAATATTAAATCTACCTTCACCTCAGATAATGAAGAAAGCATGCTAGAAGAGGCGATCAGAGGAGAAAAAGCTGCTGTAGAAGAATACAATACCATAATCGCAGATATGACATTGCCGCCGTCAACAAATTCATTGTTAACCAAGCATCGTGATAACGTGCAAACTGCTTTAAACAAGGTAAGTGCGATGGAAAGCATAGCATAA
- the trxA gene encoding thioredoxin codes for MALEITDANFEETVLNSDKPVLVDFWAAWCGPCRMVGPIIDEVATDYDGKAVVGKMDVDANQEFAAKYGVRNIPTVLVFQNGEVVGRQVGVAPKNAYTDAIDALLN; via the coding sequence ATGGCACTAGAAATAACAGATGCAAATTTTGAAGAAACAGTATTAAACAGTGATAAGCCAGTTTTGGTTGACTTTTGGGCTGCATGGTGTGGACCATGTCGCATGGTAGGACCTATCATTGATGAAGTAGCTACAGATTATGACGGTAAAGCCGTTGTAGGTAAAATGGATGTAGATGCAAATCAAGAGTTTGCTGCAAAATATGGCGTTCGTAATATCCCTACAGTTCTTGTTTTCCAAAATGGAGAAGTAGTAGGACGTCAAGTAGGTGTTGCACCTAAAAATGCATATACAGATGCAATAGACGCATTATTGAACTAG
- a CDS encoding NADP-dependent oxidoreductase has product MSKTIILKQRPDGKPKTSDFEIIKEGLPSIETGEILLKAKYVSVDPYLRGRMRNEKSYIEPFKINEPIASTVVAEVVESKNDKFSDGDFLTGMLDWKEYQVHTGENLRKINGDNISLSAYLGVLGLTGLTAYFGLKKIGEPKEGETLLVSGAAGAVGSIVGQIGKIKGLRVIGIAGSDEKVTLLKEQLGFDAAINYNTTDDMAAAIKKHAPDGIDVYFDNVGSYTLDAAMENINRFGRVINCGAISLYNETDRPTGPRLETTLVKKSVKMQGFIVRNFEKDFPEGIQQLSTWLKEGKLKHEETIVEGFETIPQAFINLFDGKNKGKMLVKIY; this is encoded by the coding sequence ATGAGCAAGACTATTATATTAAAACAAAGACCTGATGGAAAACCAAAGACTTCTGATTTTGAAATAATTAAAGAAGGGCTCCCATCAATAGAAACTGGAGAGATTCTTCTTAAAGCAAAATATGTGTCTGTAGATCCATATTTAAGAGGTCGTATGCGTAATGAAAAGTCTTATATAGAACCTTTTAAAATCAATGAGCCCATCGCCTCTACGGTAGTCGCTGAGGTAGTTGAAAGTAAAAATGATAAGTTTAGCGACGGTGACTTTTTAACTGGAATGTTAGACTGGAAAGAGTATCAAGTACATACTGGAGAGAATCTGCGTAAAATAAATGGTGACAACATCTCTCTAAGTGCTTATTTAGGAGTTTTAGGATTAACAGGATTAACTGCCTACTTTGGATTAAAAAAGATAGGTGAGCCTAAGGAAGGTGAGACGCTGCTGGTATCTGGTGCCGCAGGTGCTGTAGGCTCTATAGTAGGTCAAATCGGTAAAATTAAAGGATTGCGCGTTATCGGTATTGCTGGATCTGATGAGAAAGTTACTTTATTGAAAGAGCAATTAGGTTTTGACGCGGCTATTAACTATAACACAACAGATGATATGGCAGCGGCTATTAAAAAACACGCGCCAGATGGGATTGATGTCTATTTTGATAATGTAGGCAGTTACACCTTAGACGCTGCAATGGAAAATATAAACCGTTTTGGACGAGTTATTAATTGTGGTGCAATATCTCTTTACAATGAAACCGATCGACCTACTGGTCCGCGATTAGAGACTACACTGGTAAAGAAAAGTGTTAAAATGCAAGGATTTATCGTTCGTAATTTTGAGAAAGATTTTCCAGAAGGTATTCAACAACTGTCTACATGGCTAAAAGAAGGTAAATTAAAACATGAAGAAACAATTGTAGAAGGATTTGAAACTATTCCTCAAGCCTTTATCAATCTATTTGACGGGAAAAATAAAGGTAAGATGCTGGTTAAAATCTATTAA
- a CDS encoding ribonucleotide-diphosphate reductase subunit beta translates to MQTTQEPILQENPDRFVIFPIQHDDLWEWYKKQQACIWTAEEIDLQVDITDWQNSLNSDERYFIKHILAFFAASDGIVNENLAENFVNEVQYSEAKFFYGFQIMMENIHSETYSLLIDTYVKDDAEKDQLFRAIENFPAIKLKADWAMKWIESPSFAERLIAFAAVEGIFFSGAFCSIYWLKKRGLMPGLTFSNELISRDEGMHCDFAVHLHNHHLVNKVPKERITEIIVDALNIEREFITESLPASLIGMNAKLMTQYLEFVTDRLLGELECDPVYNVTNPFDFMDLIGMEGKTNFFEKRVGEYQKAGVMNSTKEDKSSMDSFSLDADF, encoded by the coding sequence ATGCAGACGACTCAAGAACCAATTTTACAAGAGAACCCAGATAGATTTGTTATTTTTCCTATTCAACATGATGATTTATGGGAATGGTATAAGAAACAACAAGCCTGTATTTGGACTGCTGAAGAAATCGATCTGCAAGTTGATATCACAGACTGGCAAAATTCATTGAATTCTGACGAGCGTTATTTTATTAAGCATATCCTTGCGTTTTTTGCGGCTAGTGATGGTATTGTGAATGAAAATCTTGCAGAGAATTTTGTGAATGAGGTACAATATTCTGAGGCTAAGTTTTTCTATGGTTTCCAGATTATGATGGAAAACATTCATTCAGAGACTTATTCTTTACTTATTGACACTTATGTAAAGGATGACGCAGAAAAAGATCAGCTGTTTAGAGCTATCGAGAATTTCCCAGCTATCAAATTAAAGGCAGACTGGGCAATGAAGTGGATAGAGAGCCCATCATTTGCTGAGCGTTTAATCGCATTTGCTGCAGTAGAAGGAATCTTTTTCTCTGGAGCATTTTGTTCTATTTACTGGTTGAAAAAACGTGGTCTTATGCCAGGACTTACTTTTTCTAATGAGTTGATATCACGTGATGAAGGTATGCACTGTGATTTTGCAGTACACCTACACAATCATCACCTAGTAAATAAGGTGCCTAAAGAGCGCATTACAGAAATCATTGTTGACGCATTAAATATCGAGCGTGAATTTATTACTGAGTCATTACCGGCTAGTTTAATAGGTATGAACGCAAAATTAATGACACAATATCTAGAATTTGTAACTGACCGTTTATTAGGTGAGCTGGAATGTGATCCTGTGTATAATGTTACTAATCCATTTGATTTTATGGATTTAATAGGTATGGAAGGTAAAACTAACTTCTTTGAAAAAAGAGTAGGAGAATACCAAAAAGCTGGTGTGATGAACAGTACTAAAGAAGATAAAAGTTCAATGGATTCTTTCTCCTTAGATGCTGATTTCTAG
- a CDS encoding MarC family protein has translation MESNAFVDFFAAFNLKEFFTATMILFAVIDIIGSVPIIIDLRRKVGHVQSEKASVVAGILMIVFLFVGERMLNLIGIDVNSFAVAGAFIIFFIALEMILGVQLYKDEAPETAAIIPIAFPLIAGAGTLTSVLSLRSEYSVINIIAAIIVNIIFVYIVLKNSGYIEKLIGKQGINVVRKIFGVILLAIAVKLFTTNIKELF, from the coding sequence ATGGAAAGCAACGCTTTTGTAGATTTTTTTGCAGCCTTTAATTTAAAGGAGTTTTTTACAGCAACTATGATTTTATTTGCGGTAATCGATATTATAGGAAGTGTTCCTATTATTATCGATTTACGTCGTAAGGTAGGTCATGTACAAAGCGAAAAAGCATCTGTGGTTGCTGGTATATTAATGATTGTATTCTTGTTTGTAGGTGAAAGAATGTTGAATTTAATAGGTATTGACGTTAACTCATTTGCAGTCGCTGGTGCCTTTATTATCTTCTTTATCGCTTTAGAAATGATCCTAGGCGTACAACTTTATAAAGATGAAGCGCCAGAGACAGCTGCTATTATACCTATCGCCTTCCCACTTATCGCTGGTGCAGGAACCTTAACATCAGTACTATCTTTAAGGTCAGAATACTCAGTTATCAATATTATTGCGGCTATTATTGTTAACATCATCTTTGTCTATATTGTTCTCAAGAACTCTGGGTACATTGAAAAACTGATCGGAAAACAAGGGATTAATGTAGTACGTAAAATTTTTGGGGTTATCTTGCTAGCCATTGCGGTAAAGCTATTTACCACAAACATTAAAGAACTTTTCTAA
- a CDS encoding DUF3109 family protein: MFQLGKTIVSDDVLEKDFVCNLTACKGICCVAGEAGAPLEQKELDILDNEYEKVKPYLRAEGIEAIEAQGTWIERENGELETPLVNGAECAYTTFKEDGTALCGIEAAYRDGATSFYKPISCHLYPVRIQEYTDFKAVNYHKWQICDDACTLGEELGVPVYKFLKEALVRKFGIAWYDELEEIAQNWSSKS; encoded by the coding sequence ATGTTTCAATTAGGAAAAACCATCGTGTCAGATGACGTATTAGAAAAAGACTTTGTTTGCAACCTAACAGCTTGTAAAGGTATTTGTTGTGTAGCAGGAGAAGCTGGTGCGCCATTAGAGCAAAAGGAGTTAGATATTCTAGATAATGAATATGAAAAGGTAAAGCCTTACTTAAGAGCCGAAGGTATTGAGGCTATCGAAGCGCAAGGTACGTGGATTGAACGTGAGAATGGAGAATTAGAGACGCCATTAGTCAATGGTGCAGAGTGTGCTTACACAACTTTTAAAGAAGATGGAACAGCTTTGTGTGGCATTGAGGCCGCTTATCGAGATGGTGCAACTTCTTTCTATAAACCTATTTCTTGTCATCTTTATCCGGTGCGTATTCAAGAATACACAGATTTTAAAGCGGTAAATTATCACAAGTGGCAAATTTGTGATGATGCGTGTACCTTAGGTGAAGAATTAGGAGTGCCGGTTTACAAATTTCTAAAAGAAGCTCTCGTTCGTAAATTCGGAATCGCTTGGTATGATGAGTTGGAAGAAATAGCTCAAAATTGGTCTTCAAAATCGTAA
- the dnaE gene encoding DNA polymerase III subunit alpha has translation MYLIFDTETTGLPKRWDAPYTDVDNWPRVIQIAWQLHDEMGNLIEHKDYLVKPDGFDIPYDAERIHGISTALADQQGVPLEEMLSEFNIALSKAKFVVGQNLKFDLNVTGAEFERTQIANDLQEIPVLDTCTEHTAQLCQIPGGRGGKFKLPTLTELHQFLFNQPFGEAHNATADVEATTRCFLELIRKQQYSKQQLDVADDYFVRFQEQNPAPIRPVGITHINLKKASDQLKESASPELSKQEIKENLEELNEAQFAHLHSHSQFSILQSTASVQDLVMAAAANDMSAVAMTDHANMMGAFHFVKAVKAYNASLVNDDENELQKKPLKPVIGCEFFVCEDMNDKSHKDNGYQIVLLAKNKNGYLNIAKMSSKAYIDGFYYVPRIDKKLIQEFKEDVIVLTGNMYGEVPSKILNIGENQAEEALLWWKEEFGDDLYVEIMRHGQEDEDRANEVLISLSRKHNIKMVATNNTYYVHKEDANAHDILLCVKDGEKQATPIGRGRGYRYGLPNQEYYYKSAAEMKLLFKDLPEAILNISEVLDKIEPFELARDVLLPKFDIPEQFLDAQDEHDNKKRGENAYLRHLTYEGAKKRYGEITPEIEERLDFELETIRKTGYPGYFLITWDFIKAAREMDVAVGPGRGSAAGSVVAYCLWITNVDPIHYDLLFERFLNPDRVSMPDIDIDFDDENRYKVMDYVIEKYGASQVAQIITYGTMAAKSSIRDTARALDLPLNEADHIAKLIPDFAKLKKIFALEDNEVRSKFRGEDADMVEELRGIAAGSDLAAETLRQARILEGSVRNTGVHACGVIITPAPLTNFVPVATAKNSDLYVTQFDNEVVESAGLLKMDFLGLKTLSQIKDTVAIIKERHHIDLDIESIPLDDVKTYELFQEGNTIGIFQYESAGMQKYMRDLKPTQFADLIAMNALYRPGPLEYIPDFIDRKHGVKEISYDLDGMEEYLSETYGITVYQEQVMLLSQKLANFSKGEADVLRKAMGKKQMATLQKMKPKFLDNGESNGHDREILEKVWKDWEAFASYAFNKSHSTCYAWIGYQTAYLKANYPAEFMAATLSNNMNQIKDVTKFMDECKHMGLPVLGPDVNESNYKFTVNKHGAVRFGMGAVKGLGHGAVMTIIENRKDGPYKSIFDMAKRIDLRAANKKSFEALALSGGFDGLGGENRAQYFHQSDNGQIFLEQVVKYAQKFQENENSAQVSLFGEASDVQIPEPELPICEDWGTMEKLKREKEVVGIYISGHPLDDYKKEMEFFCNTGLSSLKDLHGLVNRDLTFCGVISDVQHRITKTNKGWGMFTVEDYEDSFEFRLFNEDYLKFRHFLVPNSFIHCKIKIKEGWIDKKTGKPTDPRINFIAMQQLQDLMASSAKKLTIQFHISEVVENRVEWLKDIIETHKGDHQLFFNLVDHEEKISLNMPSRLKKVNVTNELLDLLDQQGINYGVN, from the coding sequence ATGTATCTCATCTTTGACACAGAAACCACAGGATTACCTAAACGCTGGGATGCACCTTATACAGATGTGGACAATTGGCCGCGAGTCATTCAAATTGCATGGCAATTACATGATGAAATGGGTAACCTTATTGAGCACAAGGATTATCTAGTTAAGCCAGATGGTTTTGACATTCCCTATGATGCAGAGCGTATTCATGGTATCTCTACAGCACTTGCAGATCAGCAAGGTGTACCGCTAGAAGAAATGCTATCTGAATTTAACATTGCACTCAGTAAAGCAAAATTTGTAGTAGGTCAGAATTTAAAATTTGATTTAAATGTTACTGGAGCAGAGTTTGAGAGAACTCAAATCGCAAACGATTTACAAGAGATCCCAGTACTCGATACCTGTACAGAACACACCGCACAATTATGTCAGATACCTGGTGGTCGTGGCGGTAAATTTAAGTTACCTACACTTACAGAGTTACACCAGTTTCTATTTAATCAACCATTTGGTGAAGCCCATAATGCCACTGCAGATGTTGAGGCAACAACGAGATGTTTCTTAGAATTAATACGTAAACAACAATATTCAAAACAACAACTAGACGTTGCAGATGATTATTTTGTGCGTTTTCAAGAACAGAATCCGGCACCTATAAGACCTGTAGGGATTACTCATATTAATCTTAAAAAAGCTTCAGATCAACTTAAAGAATCTGCCTCACCAGAGCTTTCTAAACAAGAGATAAAAGAGAATCTAGAAGAACTTAATGAAGCACAATTTGCGCATTTACATTCTCATTCTCAATTCTCTATTTTACAGTCCACAGCAAGTGTTCAAGATCTGGTAATGGCCGCTGCTGCAAATGATATGTCTGCTGTTGCCATGACAGATCATGCAAATATGATGGGAGCTTTTCATTTTGTGAAAGCGGTAAAAGCCTATAATGCAAGCCTAGTAAATGATGATGAAAATGAATTACAAAAAAAGCCGCTAAAACCGGTTATAGGTTGTGAGTTTTTTGTCTGCGAGGATATGAATGATAAGTCCCATAAAGATAATGGGTATCAAATCGTTTTACTGGCCAAAAATAAAAATGGCTATCTCAACATTGCAAAAATGTCTAGTAAAGCTTACATAGATGGATTCTACTACGTTCCTAGAATTGATAAAAAATTGATTCAAGAGTTTAAAGAAGACGTTATTGTCCTTACCGGTAATATGTATGGAGAGGTTCCTTCAAAAATCCTCAACATAGGAGAAAATCAGGCCGAAGAAGCCCTTCTTTGGTGGAAGGAAGAATTTGGCGATGATTTATATGTTGAAATCATGCGTCATGGACAGGAAGATGAAGATAGAGCAAATGAGGTTTTGATATCGCTTTCGCGAAAGCATAATATCAAAATGGTAGCGACTAATAATACTTATTATGTGCATAAAGAAGATGCAAATGCACACGATATTTTATTATGTGTAAAAGATGGAGAGAAGCAAGCGACACCTATAGGTCGTGGACGTGGTTATCGATATGGATTGCCTAATCAAGAGTACTATTACAAGTCTGCTGCAGAGATGAAACTTTTATTTAAGGATCTGCCTGAGGCGATTCTTAATATTAGTGAAGTCCTAGATAAGATAGAACCCTTTGAACTAGCAAGAGATGTACTATTACCTAAGTTTGATATTCCAGAACAGTTTCTAGACGCGCAAGATGAACATGATAATAAAAAACGTGGTGAGAATGCTTATTTAAGACACCTAACTTATGAAGGAGCAAAAAAACGTTATGGTGAGATTACACCAGAGATTGAAGAACGTTTAGATTTTGAATTAGAAACCATACGTAAAACAGGATATCCAGGATACTTCTTAATTACTTGGGATTTTATAAAAGCTGCCCGTGAAATGGATGTAGCGGTAGGTCCTGGCCGTGGTAGTGCGGCAGGTAGTGTGGTCGCCTATTGTTTGTGGATTACAAATGTAGATCCTATACATTACGACTTACTTTTTGAGCGTTTCTTAAATCCAGATCGTGTAAGTATGCCAGATATTGATATCGATTTTGATGATGAAAATCGATACAAAGTAATGGATTATGTTATTGAAAAGTATGGAGCCAGTCAGGTAGCTCAAATTATTACTTATGGTACCATGGCGGCAAAATCTTCCATACGCGATACCGCAAGAGCATTAGATTTACCACTTAACGAGGCAGATCATATTGCAAAATTAATTCCTGATTTTGCTAAGCTTAAAAAGATTTTTGCTCTTGAAGATAATGAAGTGCGTAGCAAATTCCGTGGTGAGGATGCTGACATGGTTGAAGAACTTAGAGGTATCGCAGCAGGATCTGACCTTGCCGCTGAGACTTTAAGACAAGCTCGTATTTTAGAAGGTTCTGTAAGAAATACAGGAGTTCATGCCTGTGGTGTGATTATAACACCTGCACCACTTACTAATTTTGTGCCAGTCGCTACAGCAAAAAACTCAGACCTTTATGTGACCCAATTTGATAATGAAGTTGTAGAAAGTGCTGGATTGTTGAAGATGGACTTCTTAGGGCTTAAAACATTAAGTCAAATTAAAGATACCGTTGCGATTATTAAAGAGCGTCATCATATTGATCTTGATATTGAGTCTATACCACTAGATGATGTTAAAACTTATGAGCTTTTTCAAGAAGGTAATACCATAGGGATATTTCAGTATGAAAGTGCTGGTATGCAAAAGTATATGCGTGATTTAAAACCTACGCAATTTGCAGATTTAATTGCAATGAACGCCTTATATCGTCCTGGTCCGCTTGAATATATACCTGACTTTATTGATAGAAAACATGGTGTTAAGGAAATAAGCTATGATCTTGATGGTATGGAAGAATACCTTTCAGAAACCTATGGTATTACGGTCTATCAAGAGCAAGTAATGCTACTTTCTCAAAAGCTTGCAAACTTTTCAAAAGGTGAGGCAGATGTCTTACGTAAGGCGATGGGTAAAAAACAAATGGCTACCCTACAAAAAATGAAGCCTAAGTTCTTAGATAATGGTGAGTCTAATGGTCATGACCGTGAAATACTTGAAAAAGTTTGGAAAGATTGGGAAGCGTTTGCGTCATATGCATTTAATAAATCTCACTCTACATGTTATGCATGGATAGGTTATCAAACAGCTTATTTAAAAGCAAACTATCCAGCCGAGTTTATGGCAGCAACTCTGTCTAATAACATGAACCAGATTAAGGACGTAACTAAATTTATGGATGAGTGTAAGCATATGGGATTACCTGTGCTAGGTCCAGACGTGAATGAGTCTAACTATAAGTTTACGGTAAATAAACATGGTGCGGTACGTTTTGGGATGGGAGCAGTGAAAGGTTTAGGCCATGGAGCTGTAATGACTATCATAGAAAATAGAAAAGATGGTCCTTATAAAAGCATCTTTGATATGGCAAAGCGTATTGACCTGCGCGCTGCAAATAAGAAATCTTTTGAAGCACTAGCCTTAAGTGGTGGATTTGATGGACTAGGTGGTGAGAATAGAGCTCAATATTTCCATCAATCTGATAATGGCCAGATTTTTCTGGAGCAAGTTGTTAAATATGCTCAAAAGTTTCAAGAAAACGAAAATAGTGCCCAGGTAAGCCTTTTTGGTGAGGCAAGTGATGTGCAGATTCCAGAGCCAGAATTACCTATTTGTGAAGACTGGGGAACGATGGAGAAATTGAAACGTGAAAAAGAAGTTGTAGGTATATATATATCAGGACATCCACTAGATGATTATAAAAAAGAGATGGAATTTTTCTGTAATACAGGACTTTCTAGCTTAAAAGATTTGCATGGATTAGTAAATAGAGATTTGACCTTTTGTGGAGTGATAAGTGATGTCCAGCATCGTATTACAAAAACTAATAAAGGTTGGGGAATGTTTACTGTAGAGGATTATGAAGACAGTTTTGAGTTCAGACTTTTTAATGAAGATTACTTGAAATTTAGACACTTTTTAGTGCCTAATTCTTTCATTCATTGTAAGATTAAAATTAAAGAAGGTTGGATTGATAAGAAGACAGGTAAACCTACGGATCCACGTATTAATTTTATCGCTATGCAGCAACTACAAGACTTAATGGCTAGTAGTGCAAAAAAACTAACCATTCAATTCCATATTAGTGAAGTAGTTGAGAATAGAGTTGAATGGTTAAAGGACATTATAGAGACGCATAAAGGTGATCATCAATTATTTTTTAACCTTGTGGATCATGAGGAGAAAATTTCTTTAAATATGCCTAGCCGCTTGAAAAAAGTAAATGTGACAAATGAATTATTAGATTTATTAGACCAACAAGGCATTAATTATGGCGTGAATTAA